One Psychrobacillus glaciei genomic region harbors:
- a CDS encoding thiolase family protein, with product MTDAVIVMAKRTPIGKMGGILSTLEPEKLLAPLIQHIVAETNLPKDIIDDVFIGNVVGPGGNIARVSALEAGLPVTVPGVTIDRQCGSGLEAINLASRLIQSGAGEVYLAGGVESTSRAPWKMAKPQTLMGVPELYTRAHFTPKSYGDPDMGIAAENVAQKYAISREEQDRFSLESHQKAIHSQQTGRFEQEIVPLQVKGEWITEDECPRSNTNMEKLSKLLPVFQEHGTVTAGNTCPLNDGAALVLIMSIEKCRELNLQPILRVVDAQAAGVDPNYLGIGPIPAVQKLLKRQQLTVDDIDIVEFNEAFASQVLASLKELQIPLHKVNRGGGALAIGHPFGASGAILMTRLCAEMLHQPYKKGIATLGIGGGIGLATLVESVE from the coding sequence ATGACAGATGCTGTGATTGTCATGGCTAAACGTACACCGATAGGAAAGATGGGTGGCATATTAAGTACGCTTGAACCGGAGAAATTATTAGCGCCACTCATTCAGCATATTGTAGCGGAAACGAATTTGCCAAAGGACATAATTGATGATGTATTCATTGGTAATGTAGTTGGTCCAGGTGGCAATATTGCACGAGTTTCAGCTTTAGAAGCAGGTCTTCCTGTTACGGTACCTGGCGTTACGATCGACCGGCAATGTGGCTCTGGTTTAGAGGCGATAAATTTAGCGTCAAGGTTAATTCAAAGTGGTGCAGGAGAGGTTTATTTAGCTGGTGGTGTTGAAAGTACAAGCCGCGCACCTTGGAAAATGGCTAAACCGCAAACCTTGATGGGTGTACCGGAATTATATACACGTGCTCATTTCACCCCGAAATCTTACGGTGATCCAGATATGGGTATTGCCGCTGAGAATGTCGCCCAAAAATATGCTATTTCTAGAGAAGAACAGGATAGATTTTCCTTGGAAAGCCATCAAAAAGCCATTCACTCTCAGCAAACTGGACGGTTTGAGCAAGAGATTGTGCCTCTTCAAGTTAAGGGAGAATGGATTACAGAAGATGAATGCCCAAGATCTAATACGAACATGGAAAAACTGTCAAAACTTCTGCCTGTTTTTCAGGAACATGGAACCGTCACAGCAGGGAATACATGTCCACTTAATGACGGGGCAGCTCTTGTATTAATAATGTCAATTGAAAAATGTCGAGAGCTAAACCTCCAGCCTATTTTACGAGTAGTGGATGCTCAGGCAGCGGGTGTAGATCCCAATTATTTGGGTATCGGCCCTATTCCAGCTGTACAAAAGTTGCTAAAACGTCAGCAACTGACGGTAGATGATATTGACATAGTGGAATTTAATGAAGCTTTTGCTTCACAAGTGTTAGCTTCGCTAAAGGAGCTTCAAATTCCACTACATAAAGTGAACCGCGGTGGCGGTGCACTAGCAATTGGCCATCCATTTGGCGCATCAGGTGCAATATTAATGACTCGTTTATGTGCTGAAATGCTGCATCAACCATATAAAAAGGGCATTGCCACACTCGGTATTGGCGGAGGCATAGGTCTTGCAACGCTTGTGGAGTCAGTCGAATGA
- a CDS encoding FAS1-like dehydratase domain-containing protein, which produces MKRLHVQLYVTDEWISHYAQSIESPIQTIHGKLIAPVTMPVIFWQAFNIPWLKTDTPLIHGTQQFSYKSPIIAGMTLDCEFTLTKVSKKEGKQGMLTFLTNTLDCKCEGNLIVTAETVLIQVGEQDE; this is translated from the coding sequence ATGAAAAGGCTGCATGTACAGCTTTATGTGACCGATGAGTGGATTTCACACTATGCTCAAAGTATTGAGTCTCCTATACAAACCATCCATGGAAAACTTATAGCACCGGTAACAATGCCCGTTATTTTTTGGCAAGCATTCAATATTCCTTGGCTGAAAACAGATACACCATTGATTCACGGGACTCAGCAGTTTTCATACAAGTCTCCCATTATCGCAGGAATGACATTAGATTGCGAATTCACTTTAACGAAGGTTTCCAAAAAAGAAGGTAAACAAGGCATGCTTACTTTTTTAACAAATACGCTAGATTGTAAATGCGAAGGGAACCTTATTGTCACAGCGGAAACCGTATTAATTCAAGTAGGTGAACAAGATGAATAA
- a CDS encoding MaoC family dehydratase, whose amino-acid sequence MNKHVTAEVIRRYAAVSKDSAAIHVDNEAAAKVGYKRPIAHGMYIMGVAQSLYLADHPKQWIIDYDMKFLKPLLVDTVAIFDFVFSECNIEVTVTAETGEVIASGSFSVKELE is encoded by the coding sequence ATGAATAAACACGTCACAGCTGAAGTTATCCGACGATATGCAGCAGTTTCCAAAGATTCGGCTGCCATTCATGTAGACAATGAAGCTGCAGCAAAGGTTGGATACAAGCGCCCCATAGCCCATGGCATGTATATCATGGGAGTCGCACAATCACTTTATTTAGCAGATCATCCAAAGCAATGGATTATAGATTATGATATGAAATTTCTAAAGCCACTATTAGTAGATACTGTCGCGATTTTTGATTTTGTGTTCAGTGAATGCAATATCGAAGTGACGGTTACAGCAGAAACTGGTGAGGTAATTGCTTCGGGATCTTTTTCAGTAAAGGAGTTGGAGTGA
- a CDS encoding SDR family NAD(P)-dependent oxidoreductase, producing MKKVAIITGSTRGIGRSIAMHLAQSNYQVVINGSKQDLIDEVVQEIQLAGGVAMGYLADVADPFAVTAMIDAVIAKYGRIDVLIPNAGNLHDQKCIYMTDEEWQSVIDVHLNGAFYSIQRVVPHMQKSGGDILLLTSTAGLMGSIGQVNYSAAKAGVLGMMWTLAAELKRNHIRVNAISPAALTDMTRPVIEHVKGKYASKNEPFPEFWKVGEADDIARFIIALLAQEDEDLTGEIFGVNGSKVTKWHKPVPSFSENSIDAFFTTWKSQKGSE from the coding sequence ATGAAAAAAGTAGCGATTATTACAGGTTCCACTAGGGGCATTGGTCGTAGCATCGCCATGCATCTTGCGCAATCTAACTACCAAGTAGTTATCAATGGCTCTAAGCAAGATTTAATAGACGAAGTAGTCCAAGAGATTCAGCTAGCTGGTGGGGTAGCTATGGGATACCTTGCTGATGTAGCAGATCCTTTCGCAGTCACCGCTATGATTGATGCAGTCATAGCTAAATATGGCCGTATAGATGTGCTGATTCCTAACGCTGGCAATTTACATGATCAAAAATGTATATATATGACGGATGAAGAGTGGCAATCTGTAATAGACGTGCATTTGAATGGTGCCTTTTATAGCATTCAGCGAGTGGTTCCACATATGCAAAAAAGTGGTGGTGACATACTTTTATTAACTTCTACAGCCGGATTAATGGGCTCTATTGGGCAAGTAAATTATAGCGCCGCAAAAGCCGGAGTGCTCGGCATGATGTGGACGCTTGCGGCTGAACTAAAACGCAATCATATTAGAGTAAATGCTATTTCACCAGCTGCTTTAACGGATATGACCAGACCTGTAATCGAACATGTGAAGGGGAAATATGCGAGTAAAAATGAACCATTTCCAGAATTTTGGAAAGTTGGCGAAGCAGATGATATAGCTCGTTTTATTATTGCATTATTAGCGCAAGAAGATGAAGATTTAACTGGTGAAATATTTGGCGTTAACGGTTCAAAGGTGACAAAGTGGCATAAGCCCGTTCCTTCATTTTCTGAGAACAGTATAGATGCATTTTTTACTACATGGAAAAGTCAAAAAGGAAGTGAATAA
- a CDS encoding energy-coupling factor transporter ATPase produces the protein MLTFDHVHFYYKKGQPVVEDVSFTIKAGEFVSIVGANGSGKSTIAKLMDGLLLPKEGTIKLQQLDTSKTADLFEIHQQIGFVFQNPEDQFITTTVMDEVLFGLENIRVPREEMRSRMDHALLAVHMEDYLDSMPHQLSGGQKQRVAIAAILAMRPQIIIFDEATSMLDPQGREQVLYIMHELHLQGMTIIHITHHMEEVLSAERILLIHKGRLQFDGDPLTFFETVPVAEYQLQLPFSVRLHQTLQLEKPISPDWKEGIRSQWPIN, from the coding sequence ATGCTTACATTTGATCATGTTCATTTTTATTATAAAAAAGGGCAGCCTGTTGTAGAGGATGTTAGCTTTACGATTAAAGCAGGAGAGTTTGTTTCGATTGTTGGAGCAAATGGGAGTGGGAAATCCACCATTGCTAAGCTAATGGATGGATTGCTACTACCAAAGGAAGGTACTATAAAACTTCAACAGCTAGACACGTCAAAAACAGCAGATTTGTTCGAAATTCATCAACAAATAGGCTTTGTTTTTCAAAATCCAGAGGACCAATTCATCACCACGACCGTCATGGATGAGGTGCTTTTTGGATTGGAGAATATTCGCGTTCCAAGGGAAGAAATGCGTAGTCGAATGGACCATGCGTTACTAGCTGTTCATATGGAGGATTATTTAGACTCAATGCCGCATCAACTATCTGGAGGTCAAAAGCAACGCGTAGCGATAGCAGCAATTTTGGCAATGCGTCCTCAAATTATAATTTTCGATGAGGCAACTTCTATGCTAGATCCACAGGGAAGGGAGCAGGTGCTATATATAATGCATGAATTGCATTTACAAGGCATGACGATTATTCACATTACTCATCATATGGAGGAAGTACTATCTGCTGAGCGCATTTTACTTATACATAAAGGTCGACTTCAATTTGACGGTGACCCGTTAACTTTTTTTGAAACAGTACCTGTAGCGGAATATCAATTACAACTACCGTTTTCCGTGCGTTTACATCAAACACTCCAACTTGAAAAGCCGATTAGTCCAGATTGGAAAGAGGGGATTCGTTCACAATGGCCTATCAATTAA
- a CDS encoding ATP-binding cassette domain-containing protein — translation MAYQLNNVCVNYSHQMALKNVSCTIEKGKWISVIGQTGAGKSTFVKVLKGLIASIDGSYLIDEQPVKKDAKGRLKVIPEIGFVFQYPEHQLFETTVFKELAFALKQQGSSRLQIKEAISKILPQLGLSEEMLPLAPFQLSGGQKRRVAIASVLMTEPKLLIVDEPTAGLDPKSKVALLQLLQEWQQQENRTIIFVSHQMDDVAEYSDKVIVFHEGKLMGQFDPNHLFLEQSSLLEKIGLSLPEPVQFLKLLEELSGQKIEVASCREQDIFREVKPLWNSRGLLNV, via the coding sequence ATGGCCTATCAATTAAACAATGTATGTGTGAACTATTCCCATCAAATGGCTCTGAAGAATGTCAGTTGTACAATAGAAAAGGGAAAATGGATTTCTGTCATTGGTCAAACAGGTGCTGGAAAGTCCACGTTCGTCAAAGTGCTGAAGGGTTTGATCGCTTCCATTGATGGTAGCTATTTGATAGATGAGCAGCCCGTTAAAAAAGATGCCAAAGGACGATTAAAAGTCATTCCGGAAATCGGATTCGTTTTTCAATATCCGGAGCATCAGCTATTTGAAACAACGGTTTTCAAGGAGCTTGCCTTTGCACTAAAGCAACAAGGTTCCTCACGTCTGCAAATAAAAGAGGCTATTTCAAAGATTTTACCGCAATTAGGCTTGTCCGAGGAAATGCTTCCATTAGCCCCGTTCCAGCTAAGTGGAGGACAAAAGCGCCGCGTAGCCATTGCCTCTGTATTGATGACGGAACCGAAGCTTCTTATAGTGGATGAACCAACAGCAGGTCTCGACCCAAAAAGCAAAGTCGCTCTATTGCAGCTTCTACAAGAATGGCAGCAACAAGAAAACAGGACCATTATCTTCGTATCGCATCAAATGGATGATGTTGCTGAGTATTCGGATAAGGTAATCGTATTTCACGAAGGGAAACTAATGGGACAATTTGATCCGAATCACTTATTTTTGGAGCAGTCTTCGTTACTGGAAAAAATAGGATTGTCACTACCAGAGCCTGTGCAGTTCCTAAAGCTACTGGAAGAATTATCTGGCCAGAAAATAGAAGTTGCAAGTTGTAGAGAGCAGGATATTTTTAGGGAAGTTAAACCTCTTTGGAATTCAAGGGGGCTTCTAAATGTCTAG
- a CDS encoding energy-coupling factor transporter transmembrane component T family protein: MSSTVLIGQYMETNSMFHRLDPRTKILCIFIIMLSFLTLETAISYVVSSLFVFGVLFLSNVPLHVFVRGLKPLLFILMFTFLYNVLLTKGTTIWSWSFIEVTWEGLENGMRYVGRIILLVLLASVLTLTTMPLDLARGLEKLLAPLSKLNAPVEQFSLMIVIAIRFIPTILQELDRILLAQKARGYDMSSLSLPKRIYAYIPILIPLLFTTIQRAEQLTYAIDARAYGKGKGRTQYKQLQFQQIDYIAGAIAILFVLTLLLIKLGGL; encoded by the coding sequence ATGTCTAGTACCGTACTAATTGGCCAATATATGGAGACAAATTCCATGTTTCACCGACTAGATCCAAGGACGAAAATTTTATGTATTTTTATTATTATGTTGAGCTTCCTAACACTAGAAACAGCAATTAGTTATGTGGTTTCAAGCCTTTTTGTTTTCGGGGTTTTGTTTTTATCCAACGTTCCATTACACGTTTTTGTGAGAGGTTTAAAGCCATTATTATTTATTTTAATGTTCACTTTTCTATATAATGTCTTACTTACAAAAGGAACTACCATCTGGTCTTGGTCTTTCATAGAGGTGACTTGGGAAGGGTTAGAAAATGGGATGCGCTATGTCGGTCGTATTATTTTACTCGTATTATTAGCATCTGTCTTAACGTTAACGACAATGCCGCTAGATTTAGCTAGAGGGCTTGAAAAACTACTAGCTCCGTTGTCCAAACTCAACGCGCCAGTGGAACAGTTTTCATTAATGATAGTCATTGCCATACGCTTTATCCCAACAATCTTGCAGGAGCTTGATCGGATTCTCCTGGCTCAAAAAGCAAGAGGATACGATATGTCATCATTATCGCTACCAAAACGTATTTATGCTTACATCCCAATATTAATTCCTCTTCTCTTTACAACCATTCAACGGGCGGAGCAGCTGACCTACGCGATTGACGCACGTGCTTATGGAAAAGGCAAGGGAAGAACTCAATATAAGCAGTTGCAATTTCAGCAAATCGATTACATAGCAGGGGCAATCGCAATTTTATTTGTGTTAACGCTACTACTAATAAAGTTAGGGGGATTATAA
- a CDS encoding CHY zinc finger protein, protein MKVYGAIVDNETRCTHYRTEKDIIAIKFKCCNRYYPCYKCHEEDADHTIERWPKEQFDELAILCGSCQTELTINEYMQTDSCPHCQATFNERCAAHYPIYFE, encoded by the coding sequence ATGAAAGTCTATGGTGCTATCGTGGACAATGAAACACGTTGTACGCATTATCGTACGGAAAAAGATATTATCGCCATAAAGTTTAAATGCTGCAATCGATACTATCCTTGCTACAAATGCCACGAGGAAGATGCAGACCATACGATCGAGCGTTGGCCGAAGGAGCAGTTTGACGAATTGGCCATCCTTTGTGGTAGTTGCCAAACAGAGTTGACAATAAATGAGTATATGCAAACAGATAGCTGTCCACATTGTCAGGCAACCTTCAACGAGAGATGTGCCGCGCATTATCCGATTTATTTTGAATGA
- a CDS encoding class I SAM-dependent rRNA methyltransferase: MTNEIDVKLKDALAQDLQKGVPILLKDGFHEADSLKEGSILKLQNPAGKFVGKGYVGMQNKGIGWLLSKNENEKIDTSFFQKKIATAIKNREDYYNSNDTTAFRIFNGEGDGIGGLTIDYFDGFYLISWYSEGIYSFKEMILEALEASVSYKGIYEKKRFDTKGQYVEDDDFVRGECGEFPLIVKENGLNFAIYLNDGAMVGVFLDQRDVRKKIRDAYSKGKTVLNTFSYTGAFSVFAVAGGAKKTTSVDLAKRSLSKTTEQFEVNGIDVEKQDIIVMDVFDYFKYAKRKELAFDVVILDPPSFARSKKYTFSSAKDYTNLLKDAIAITEKNGVIVASTNNATFGMKKFQTFVEKAFKESNRKYTIEEEFSLPSDFRTSSLFKEGNYLKVLFIRIK; this comes from the coding sequence ATGACAAATGAAATAGATGTAAAACTGAAAGATGCATTAGCACAAGATTTGCAAAAAGGAGTTCCTATTCTATTAAAAGATGGATTTCATGAGGCTGATTCTTTAAAAGAAGGTTCTATTTTAAAATTGCAAAACCCTGCAGGTAAATTTGTCGGAAAAGGCTATGTAGGAATGCAAAATAAAGGGATAGGCTGGCTTCTGTCGAAAAATGAAAACGAAAAAATTGATACTTCCTTTTTCCAAAAGAAAATTGCAACAGCAATCAAAAATCGGGAGGATTACTATAATAGTAACGATACGACTGCATTCCGTATATTTAACGGAGAAGGCGATGGAATCGGCGGTCTAACAATTGATTATTTCGATGGTTTTTATTTAATAAGCTGGTATAGCGAAGGAATCTATTCCTTTAAAGAAATGATTTTAGAGGCACTTGAGGCATCTGTTTCATATAAAGGTATTTATGAGAAGAAACGATTTGATACAAAAGGTCAGTATGTAGAAGACGATGATTTTGTGAGAGGCGAATGCGGTGAGTTTCCACTAATCGTGAAGGAAAACGGTCTAAACTTCGCAATCTATTTGAATGACGGAGCGATGGTTGGTGTGTTTCTTGACCAACGTGATGTTCGCAAAAAAATTCGTGATGCTTATTCTAAAGGGAAAACAGTTCTAAACACATTTTCGTATACAGGAGCTTTTTCTGTTTTTGCTGTAGCTGGCGGAGCGAAGAAAACCACAAGTGTCGATCTTGCCAAAAGAAGCTTAAGCAAAACGACGGAGCAATTTGAAGTGAACGGAATAGATGTAGAAAAGCAAGACATTATCGTGATGGATGTATTTGATTATTTTAAATATGCCAAACGAAAAGAACTAGCTTTTGATGTAGTAATCCTAGATCCGCCTAGCTTTGCACGTTCGAAAAAGTACACATTTAGCTCTGCAAAGGATTATACGAATTTGCTAAAAGATGCTATTGCAATTACAGAAAAAAATGGTGTGATCGTTGCATCTACAAACAATGCAACGTTTGGAATGAAAAAATTTCAAACATTTGTGGAAAAGGCTTTTAAAGAGAGTAATCGTAAATATACAATTGAAGAAGAATTTTCTCTTCCAAGTGATTTTAGAACTTCTTCGCTTTTTAAAGAAGGAAATTATTTGAAAGTGCTATTTATAAGAATAAAATAA
- the recQ gene encoding DNA helicase RecQ — MLEKARQLLQTYFGYDSFREGQETVINYVLENKASLCVMPTGGGKSLCYQIPSLMLEGTTIVISPLISLMKDQVDTLLQAGIPATFINSTLTAEEVRETMEEVQNGQYRLLYIAPERLESTNFLNQLKRVKVPLIAVDEAHCISQWGHDFRPSYRAIHRLKEVFEEAPVVLALTATATPDVRADICRLLQIKEDNTVITGFARSNLSFSVVLGQDKNRFLKDFIKKNAQEVGIIYAATRKTVDLLYELLIKSGVRTAKYHAGLPEAFRNKEQERFLTDEAQVMVATNAFGMGIDKSNVRYVIHYQLPKNMESYYQEAGRAGRDGLPSECVVLYASQDVQTQRFLIDQALDRERIPQELEKLQGMVDYCHTENCLQQFIVYYFGEPNGEPCGRCGNCTDKREMSDVTKEVQMVLSCVVRMGQKFGKTITAQVLTGSQNKKVVDFGFIKLSTYGILKNKSLKEVSGLMEFMISEGLLSVNHGSLPTIYVSDAGKDVLLGKRQVMRKGVAVTKQIAKNDPLFEGLRVLRKKLADEAGVPPFVIFSDKTLQDMCVKRPQTEEELLDVHGVGANKQEKYGKVFLEEINRYSTV; from the coding sequence GTGTTAGAAAAAGCACGTCAATTATTACAAACTTATTTTGGATATGATTCGTTTCGAGAAGGACAGGAAACCGTTATAAACTATGTGTTAGAAAATAAAGCGAGTTTATGTGTAATGCCAACAGGAGGAGGGAAATCTCTTTGCTATCAAATTCCTTCTTTAATGTTGGAAGGAACAACAATCGTTATTTCGCCCTTGATTTCTCTAATGAAAGATCAAGTAGACACATTATTACAGGCAGGGATTCCAGCTACCTTTATCAATAGTACATTAACTGCTGAAGAAGTAAGAGAAACGATGGAAGAAGTGCAAAATGGGCAATATCGTCTCCTTTATATTGCACCTGAACGACTGGAATCTACAAACTTCTTAAATCAACTAAAGCGTGTTAAAGTGCCATTAATAGCAGTAGATGAAGCGCATTGTATTTCCCAATGGGGACATGATTTCCGACCAAGCTATCGTGCAATTCATCGATTAAAGGAAGTTTTTGAAGAAGCACCTGTTGTACTTGCTTTAACTGCCACCGCTACTCCAGATGTTCGTGCCGATATATGTAGATTGCTTCAAATTAAAGAGGATAATACAGTAATTACAGGATTTGCTCGTTCAAATTTATCTTTTTCGGTTGTACTAGGACAAGATAAAAATCGGTTTTTAAAGGACTTTATTAAAAAGAACGCTCAAGAAGTCGGTATTATTTATGCTGCTACTAGAAAAACGGTCGATTTACTATATGAGTTGTTAATAAAATCAGGAGTCCGAACTGCAAAATATCATGCAGGACTTCCGGAAGCATTTCGAAATAAAGAGCAGGAGCGGTTTTTAACAGATGAAGCACAAGTAATGGTTGCGACGAATGCATTCGGCATGGGAATCGATAAATCGAATGTACGATATGTCATTCATTATCAGCTTCCTAAAAACATGGAGAGTTATTATCAAGAGGCAGGAAGAGCTGGACGAGACGGTTTGCCGAGTGAGTGCGTCGTTTTATATGCTTCACAAGACGTGCAAACGCAACGATTTTTAATAGATCAAGCGTTGGATCGTGAAAGAATTCCGCAAGAATTGGAAAAGCTACAAGGAATGGTCGATTATTGTCATACGGAAAATTGTTTACAACAGTTTATCGTGTATTATTTTGGAGAGCCAAACGGAGAGCCATGTGGTCGTTGTGGAAATTGCACGGATAAAAGGGAAATGTCAGATGTTACAAAAGAAGTCCAAATGGTCTTGTCTTGTGTTGTTCGAATGGGTCAAAAATTTGGGAAAACAATTACGGCGCAAGTGTTAACCGGTTCACAAAACAAAAAAGTAGTGGATTTTGGATTTATAAAACTATCTACGTACGGGATATTAAAAAATAAGTCGTTAAAAGAAGTTTCTGGTCTAATGGAGTTTATGATTTCAGAAGGTTTACTTTCAGTTAATCATGGCAGCTTACCTACCATTTATGTATCGGATGCAGGAAAGGATGTATTACTTGGGAAAAGACAAGTGATGCGTAAAGGAGTAGCAGTAACGAAACAAATCGCGAAGAATGATCCGTTATTTGAAGGTTTAAGAGTGCTTCGGAAAAAACTTGCGGACGAAGCTGGTGTACCACCGTTTGTTATTTTTTCAGATAAAACACTACAAGACATGTGTGTAAAGCGCCCGCAAACCGAAGAAGAATTATTAGATGTTCATGGAGTAGGTGCAAATAAGCAAGAAAAATACGGAAAAGTTTTTCTCGAAGAAATTAATCGTTATAGTACAGTGTAA
- a CDS encoding DUF2187 family protein: MSFQRQPKEVSDFVAARSIDEKISFTRNDHEVHGTIFKILEQSVIVEISTEDAKKINVPSNLTVVSHKNYTVL; the protein is encoded by the coding sequence ATGAGTTTCCAACGACAACCAAAAGAAGTTTCTGACTTCGTAGCAGCACGGTCAATTGATGAGAAAATCTCTTTTACACGTAATGATCATGAAGTTCATGGTACTATTTTCAAAATTTTAGAGCAGTCAGTTATTGTCGAAATTTCTACTGAAGACGCGAAGAAAATTAATGTTCCTTCTAATTTAACCGTAGTATCCCACAAAAATTACACTGTACTATAA